The genomic interval AACTCACCTTGCTATTGAACTCCCCCTGCTATTTTTGACTCTCTCAGGAGGCATGTGACATATGGGGATCTTTATCAGTATCAGCCACTTGCTACAGGCATCCCTCTGCCATAAGCCCTCATAGCAGAGCGTGGGCACACAGCTCAAGACTGGTTACATCCCTTGGTTTCCAGCTGTTCCATCGAACCGGAAACATGCAACCTGGCCTCGTGTTGCTGGTTTTCTCTGCACTTCCCATCCTTCCTATCCATCACACTAGGTACAGAGAACACATACAATCCCAGAGCCTAAGCAAAGAAATGTTAatctctctttcttgcagactCCTTTAACTTCGATGAGAGGTCCTCTTAGAATCTCTTCACTTGGCTGTATAGGGAAAAGACCCTGCTCCTTTGTCCCGTcggggagagaagaaaaatgccaaaggattttcttctaagatgatgaCCCACTACACTACAATGTTTCCCTATTCCTATTCTCCCCTTTACATAAGCGAGAATGCAGGTGGAGGATGGAGACATGAAGGTGAGTCTCTTGGAGGCTACCTGTATATAATGTTTCTGGAAAGAGAGGCACTTTGGCTCCTATTATGTTCAGCTTTGGGATCTAGCCAAAACCtttataaaatagtatatatgcTTTCAAACACTCCACTTGAGCTTGATTCAATCAGCAAAGTTCTCAGTAGAAATAGGCCTATACTTATATAAGGTAATTAGgacccagaaaaaaacccaggGAAAAGCATCCTTACATTGGAAGTCAGGGCAGATCTCCAGGTTCCCTCATTCCACcatgtttataaatgttttaactGCATTTCATGAGATACATATGGTCTTGGTGGTGAAGACCTGAACTAGGAAGGGATTGGTTGGTTAAGAAAACAGAGTTTCTCATGGGTTTGTATGTACGGTCTTTGATCAGTTATTTAGTTTGTCACTGACACATCATGGTCAAAATGCACTTCCTGGAATTAAATCTGCAATGCTTGCTCTTTGCCTCTAATTTAATATTCCATTCAATAAAGATGACATGGTGGCTGgaaggagcaaaagaaaaaaggaaagaaagaaagaaagaaagaaagaaagaaagaaagaaagaaagaaagaaagaaagaaagaaagaaagaaagaaagaaatggagagtgaaagaaagagagaaaaaagaaaaaatctataaCTGTGCATTGCATTTTCTGTTATACAAGTCAGCATAACCAGATGACTAACTTTTCCAAAGGTTCAATCAGCTATATAAGGTTCAGTATTCACTATGCTGCCACAGGACCCCAGGAGCACCAGGCTGTCAGGACCATTGAGGATGAGTCCTCGTGTGTTTCCCAGGTTGAGTTGTCCTCATGCTCTAGAAGCAACTGATTGATGTCACTCTCTGTCCACACAGGACATCTGCCTGCCTGTCAGTCTCTGACACTGATGACCAAAAGGATGGGCTCTAAAGTGGGGATATGATTCATCTTCTCCTGATGAAAAGATAAGAGACAACCAGCATAAAAACATGGACACAGGGAACCAAAGACAAAATTAAGGGTTGACCCAAAAATCCACTTGCTTTTCAAAGGAGCAACTCCTCTGAGTGTCTCTGAGATGTTTCAATCCTGTGGTTCTTGACCAGTTTATGTGGTTTGTATTATGCCCTGTTTCTTTCCTGTCAAAGACCCAAAGACTGCCTCAGTTTGGACTGAAAAGTAGCCtgtgtttatttctgaaaaaccacaaatgataaaaataaagtgcctacCTGTACAGCTAGCTGAGCTCCAGGCTAGGTTAGCCACCCTGTCCCCACAAAGGATCTGCATTTTCCCTCAGGAGTGTTCCTCACTGTTGTGTTCGATGCTTGTTCTGTTTGCTAGGTTCTAGGCTCTCTAAGGACAGAGCCTGTGTCTCTCCCCAACACTGTCAGATCCTTGATGCTAAGTATGGTGTCTGGCCTATAAAGGATGCTCAACAAATagttttacaaaaaagaaataaggaataaatgagtaaaaatgaATTCTAGAACAGAAAGCAGGTGATGGCTCAGGCCAAATCTCAGATCTATGTAATGTAAGACAGGGACACAGACAAGGACAGGCCTGGCAGAAGGCCTAGGGTTCCCGGACAGCACTGTTTCCCGAAGGCCAGCTCGCCCCTCTGCCATTCTTTCATGCCCAGCTCCACCAGCAAAGTCAGAGGGCAGCGTGAACAGAACTATGTTTCCTtctactctcttctctcctcagCCACACCATCCAATCTGGCACTTCACAACTGCCTGTTTCCATCCTTTGTAATAGTCTGTTTTTATTACAATCTCCCCCGTGGGAGGGCAGAGGGGTGGGTGTGGGTACTTGGTCAGGGCAGTGTGCTTCCAGAGTAGCTCTGAAGCTAACTGAGAACACAACACCTTGGGAGCCCAATCTGCAGACAGGAAGGAGTATGTTCATGAGAACATGCATGCTTGACTCAGCCCTTCACCAGCTCACCACCCAGAATTTCTCCCTTCACAAATCTACAGAGTTCCTTCAAAGAACTCATGATATCATAAATGTGGATATCATGTGGAGTGACAGAAAGAAGGGAAGTAGGAACTAACATCTTCCCACAATATATCTTGTGCCAAAGAACATATATCTGATCCTACAGACTTTTGTATACTCTGatcaaaataatgttttcattttaaaaaaattatcggATTCCCTTCCACCACAGCAATCACTGAAGAACAGCAGCCAGGGCCATGCCCCATGGCCATGGGCCTCAACAAAGGAAACAAGGTGACCAAGAACATGAGCAAGCTGAGGCACAGCTCCAGCAGAGGGCGCCTCGCCAAGTGCACCACGTTCATAAGGATCATGACCCAAGAGGTGTGTGGCTTTGTTCTGTGAGCAGGCTGCCCATCACTGGAGCTTCTCAAGATCTCCAAGGATAAAGAGGCCCTGaaattcatcaagaaaaatgGGAATTCATATCCATaacaaaaggaagagaggaacaaAGCAATGCCCTTGTATCCATGAGGAAGGCAGCAGCCAGAAAAGACTGAGCCCCATTCTTTCTGTGTAATAaagcctgttaaaaaaaaaaaaaaggactataaTCTAACTTAAATTTGTAATAGCATCTTAATTATGACCATTTTCTTTAGAAACATAGAGtatggtctgaccaggcagtggcacagtggtacagtggatagagcattggactgggatgcagggaacccaggtttgaaaccctaaggtcagcggcttgagcatgggcttactgTCTTGAGTGCAGGATCCCTGGCTTAAaatcaaaggttgctggcttgaagcccaaggtcgctggcttgagctcaaggttgctggcttgagcaaggagtcacttgctctgctagagcccgcccccccaggtcaaggcacatataagaaagcagtcagtgaacaactaaggtgctgcaataaagaattgatgcttctcatctttctcccttcctctctgtctgtccctatctgtccctctctctgattctctctctgtctctgtcaaaaaatagaaaaaaatgaaaaaaacatatagtatggtaaagattttttttaatttgtgacaGTGGTTTTTCTTTGGAGATTATAACATATTGTATTATATTACTACAGAAGAATTCAATGATGAAtttatcattaatattataattaaaaccaaatgggaaataatattaaaattattcaaattcaCCACATACAAGCCACAAGCATTATCATAGTTATTCAGTTAGTGAAATGCATACAACCCCATCAACTTTGTCTTATCAACAATATTAACAAAATCTTTATTGATTATTAATATATAGAATTAGATTCAGCTTCATACATCCCACAGCCACAAACAGATACCTTTGTTTTCCATTGGTTGTGATTTCTGTTAGCCCCATGGATAGAGATCATATTTTTGTTACAGTAAGCAGCTAGTTTGATATTAATGAAAGAGAACAGAGCCAGACATCTAATTAAGCTAGATTACCTAAAAAGTGACAGCTTCACAGACACTACAGGGATTAGCCACATCACTCCACCAAAAAGATTAGTGAGTAGGCAGGAAAGATGGGTTTTCCAATCTCCCCAGGGAACAACCAGCTGCCCCCTTCCCCAAGAGTAAGAGGTTGGGAGATTGAATAAACAGTGAGGGGAAAATTTCTTAACTGGGCACATGTGCAATAGAAGTCAGATGAGAACAGACAAGAAGCAGAACCATGAAGCATGCACAGTAGGGACCATAAAAAGGAAGAGTCTAGCCTGGGAAAAGGATCAGATAGGACACTAAACATCAGAAGATCTAGGAAAAAGATTGAATAGATTGAAAGAAAGCCTCTCTCTCCCAAACCCAATAAAATATAGAGAAGCATAACACAGGCTGtagcatctctctctctatctctctctctctctctctctctctctctagcagcCAATGGGGAAATGAGACACAGAGGAGTTCTGCACCTCTAGGTCCTGGCCCTCCTGGGCCTGATTGGTGCAGGTGCAACCTGTAGCCTTGGAAGGTAGGGTTCTTCTGCAATGAGACAGAGCTGAACCACCTGGTTGTGAGTGAGACATTACCTAAGCCCTTTCTTTGCTTTTACTCCAATAAAGCTTGACACTATAACCCAAATCCTCCTATGTTTGTTTCCCTGAAATTTATTTCCTGCAATACTGTGAAAGAGTCTAGTTCCTCCAGTAACATTTTGACATCATCTGCTCCGCCTCCACCAAGACATACTTTGACCCTACCCCCCTCCCACCCATAACCCATGCTGCATTCCAGATGCCATGAAGTTCTCTTACGGATGTTGCCAATCAAGCCATGAACACAGCTCTATTCTTTCATTCTTTACTCTCTCATTTCCAAGTTCCAGTTAGCTCAGCTTAATCAACACTCCTAAAACAGGCTATTTCATCCCCATGGGAGAATCTACAAAGCAGGGGGCTGACACCCAGAAGGGCCCCAGGCCCAATGCCTTTGTACACACTTGTATTACATCACTTAGCATATAGAATCTACTTAAATTATTCAGTGTCCATCTGTCTTTTTGAGATGCTAGTCAAGGGTGGTTCTACTTGTCCTCCCATTACCAGTGCCCACAAAGTGGAATGTTGCCCAGTGAGCCTGCACCATGGGTTGTAGATTGTCATGGAGATTTCCTGCTTCCTTTTGTCATTCCTCAAATTCTGTGCCTAGCAAAACATTGAAAGCCTGGTCCTGAGAGTGTGTGGTACTGTCACTTTGTGTTGAGAATCAGTACACATACTTGGGCTGTGCATCACAATGCTCAGCATAAAAGGGCTCAGGTCCTGGGATCCTCAATCCATAATTGCCCAGGTCCACAATCTCTGGCCTCCACAGTATCAAGTGAGTGTCCAGCTGGGTAGAGATCCTAAATTGAAGGGGTTGAGCAGACATGCCTGTGTTTCACCAAGGAGAGGCGAGTGAAAAAATAGGAAGGAGATGGCAGAAAGACGCCCACAGTGGGCAGCAGGGGTAGGGGAAGGGCAGGATTCTGAGGAAGAGCAGTCCTCAGCCATACCAGGGGTTCTGCGATGCAGCAGACCTCAAGATCTCTTCCTTTCTGGTCTTCCCAGATGTGTACCTGTATCCTCAGTGATTTTTATCTTCCTCTCATGTATCCACAGAGATAAGAAGCCCTGGAAAGTGGTGGGACAGTTGTGGGTTGTATGTACTGAATATCCACTGGGGTGCCCTTCATGCTGCATCTGTGTGGGAGGCCCACTGTGGAGCTGTGTGCAGGGCCCTGGGGACTGGCCTACGAGTCTGTCAGCTCTCTTTCCTGgcaggagagagagcagaagaaagGACAGCTTACCCAGCTAACTGAACTCCaaattcattttcctttctcttcttatcTTGACTTGAGGAGCAACTGATCTGAGGGGGAAAGGATCTACAATTAAATGAGGATTCATTGGCCTGAAAACTCTGCATTGACATCAACTTtgttctgcttttattttgtgcAGGCTCACAAATGAGATGCCCTGACAGCGGAACCAGCAGCAGCGCCAGCTCCTTCCCAAGAACCCCTCCCTGAAGTGCCCCCCAAAGAGCCCAGCACAGTGCTCACTCTCATTCCCCTCTGGCTGTGCTCCGAGCTCCGGGGATGGCTGTGGCCCTGCTCTGAGGACAGCTGTTGCCTGAGCCACCAGGGGCACCGCAGGTCCCACTGATGTTGGCCTCAGAGCTCTGACTCCTGTGACAGGGCAGTGATCAACAACCCAGGAACTCCAGCTGTTGCCACAGCTCTGGAGACTGTTGTTGATCTGGGTCATGACATTAAGTAAAGGCATTTGAAATCTTGTGTCCATCCCTTCCCTTGCCTGTTGAGATAATCTGTGGAGATTTCCAAGTGCTCCCCAGAGGGTTTATCTTGCTGCTCTCCAGGAGCGCAatattttccctctctttctatatatccctgtaaaaaaaaaaaagaaaaagcttttatttcttattgcaaCATTCGTCTAGCATGTCCATGGCTTTGCCCCACCCTAGGCTTCCCAGCACTGGGTGTAGAACCCTGTCTAAGAAACAGAATGTAGTAGCTCATACTCAACTCACAAGGAGCCTTATGCCGCATTGTATGTTAAATGAAGTTGGAGTGAGGAAAGATATCTGTGGGACAAATTGGTGTGTCTTGAGTTTTCCTGTGTGAAATGAGGAGGAATATGATCTGATGTTGAAATCCCCCGGGCCTGCTCCTGAAGTTCCTGTAGAAACATTGCTCTGAGCTCCCCAACTGAATGACAGGGGTGAGAGGAACAGAGAATCAGAAGTGAACAAAGAAACACAAGACCAGGGAGGACGGAAGAGAATATTCAGCCAGCCATCAAAGGAAGACTGAAAGAGGGAAGAGGCTGTAGAGCATAAAAGTGAAGAATCTGAAATCGGGGCACCGAGGAGAGACAGGTTGAGAAAGCTTGCCGAATAAGGTTCTGAGATATGGGCTGGGGGTGAAGGTGCAGGATGGAGAGCTCGGGTCGGTGCCACGGGAGCAGTGCtcatggctggaggagggggacGCAGGGCAGCAAAGATGCCCAGTGACTACAGAACCTGCTCACATCAGGGTCAGAACACACCAAGCCTTCCCCTGACAATTCATGACTTCTCACCCAACTCAGTTTCCAGAGACTCTTTGAGTGGAAAAAAACCCGACTTTCCCCCTCTTCTTGTCCATGACCCCTGTCACATACAACACAGGCCTGTTCTCTGAGGATTggagtaataataatataataatggtgACAGGCTTAATTTTGCCAGTGTTTCTAGTAGACATGTATAAGCTGTATACTATTTTCAAACCcttacattttatttcactttttagaataatataaaaatttaatatgacaCGGAAATAATTGATATCTTTGACAAGAtactattattaaataataattttgaactGTCTAGTTACATGACAGCAATAGAAGCAGCCATTCTCTTCAAACCTTGAATATGTGATAATCGTGGCCAAAATCTGAGTCTTTTCAAAACACTGTGAGAACATGAATTTATACCAGGGCTTCAGGAACAAGTAGTGTGAACTGGAAAGAGGATGACGATAGTGGTCAGTATTGCCATCATGATGGTTACAGAACATGCCTCAAAATTCTTTGACGTGCCTCTCACTGAGAAATGGTGGGCTGTTTCCTCTTCTTGAATCTGCAGGCCTATGACTGCTTGACCCATAGAATATGGTAGGAATGATGTTATGTGATTTCTGAGGCTAGGTCACAAAAGGCCAGAGAGATCCCACCTGATCCTCTTAGGAGGTCTCTAGGGGAATCCAGCACCTTGTAAAAAGTCTCAGGGTCACCCTGAGACCAGCATTCTAGCAAGACCAGGTGTAGGTGCAGCTGTAGAGTCTTTGGCTGATAGCCAGCATCAGCTATCACCAACTCAGTGAGTCTTCTCGGATGTCCAGGCCAGCCAAACATTCAGGTGCTTGCAGCTCCAGTTGACATCTGATTGCAAATGCATGAAAGACCCAAACAAGTATTTCCCACCTGAGCCCTTCCTGAATTTTTGAGTCACAAAATTGTGAGAAAACTAAAATAGTTACTTACACCACTAAATTACAAGGTGATTTGCCTTGTAACAATAGTAACCAGGACATCCACTGATTTTCTCTCATTAGCAGCTTGCCTTCTTTCCTCTAAAGTTGCTGGTTTTGCTAAAGAGCCAATAGTCATTAGATTCCCTTGCTAATCCCAACAAAGTCAAccatttttgtgttttaaattttatccaacagtggatacatattccggatctatagtaacctctgtcagaacaggagaggctgctaagcatgttataactcattgtctgtatgcattgttctattattggatttcctaaactggctaaactgaaaatgctcctgcatatggagcaaaagcattcactgtattttgtcatgcttacaatctttaaagttaaggtactattaaagtgtactcagcaaacattttaaggtcaattaaaaaaaatttttttttaaagggagtagtcatatcctggaactcctacgggtctaccatttcatactttttacttaaaaaaaatttacatttcttttgaatgctgatgaacaggagacaccaaatctttttcgcctgcaaactactaccttctttattagatccagctaataacactgttttgtctttttccaaatagctccagatatatggaaaagatttatataggcggacggggatcctcaaacccctcagcaagatcttctgagcacggcttttaagatacctagaggcagaaaaagcccaatagagatcaggggaactaccaacttttaggatacacccttaaaggctccaatgccccaaaggggtctcataggatgccatctggatcctgcttcaatagtggaaaggaaggtcattgagctaaagcctgccaggcttacatgcctctgctgtgaggaaacagggacactggaaggtaggcttccccctcactcctctaaaggagggttcagtctcttccagccctgctccagccacctatgacctaaccttgcccagaaagctggggtttgccactgaaggctaaaggtgcccaaggccgtcagccccatctacaacactgtggacgagcttagggtatttattccaagaagcaggtaaactgatctcatttgcacaagggccacttaactatgttttgcctgaatagtcaggttttttatttttccctcgaagatctctgttgtgggtgttgatagtcctattttctgatgctttgcttaatatatagtgtttttttttatccctcctacctcaatgccccactcatatttcaggctgggacctactcctaatttagagctctctttcccccttttgccaacttctattatgaatctacctttgccacccagcttagtgtatcccaaggttctctttaccatgccacattcgcagagctccagggaaaagctacctggtctcatctctccaagcagaggagaacagaagctccatatccacgcatgctgcaaatggcttttccagtctacctgaatcattaccagctagaagcagcagtcaatgggacttggacatgagctgcaaagtatagaatggtgacaactctagtgccatgcggacttttcctggaggtggacttttcctggactcctgctccctgtgacagctcctaacagactgaactgtggttgggttgcatttttttagGGATTTGGCATAGTGAtgaggccaacttggacttggtgaacatgttaaggacaatactcttttatggattcttgctgtattggccaggagtttgcttaaaggcttttaatcactgtaaaaaaaaatagaagactggataaagggCACATATAcgccatggtatactattcagctagaagaaatgatgacatcggatcacttacagcagaatggtggaatcttgataacattatgtggagtgaaataagtgaatcagaaaaaaacaagaactgcaggatttcatacattggtgggacataaaagcaagactaagagacatagacaggagtgtggtggttacggggggtggggggagggaaggagggagagggggagggggagggatacaaagaaaactggatagagggtgacggaggacgatctctctttgagtgatgggtatgcaacagaactaaatgacaagataacctggaaatgttttctttgaatatatgtaccctgatttattgatgtcaccccactaaaataaaaatttatttataaaaaaaaaatttatccaaGCTGGGTTTATCTTACCTATACTTGTGCCCACCACACACTACATGATGAGAATTCAACTTGTCCATTCAGGccacttaaaataaaagaagtttatCTCTCATAGTTCTGGGGGCTGAGAAGCCCAACATCAGGTGCCAGCTGATCCAGAGTCTGGTGAGGGCCTGCTTCCTACATGGCAGTCATTTTTTTGGAACATCACACGATAGAAGAGATCTTTCTGGGGTCGCTTTTATGAGGGGATTAATCCTATTCCCACGGGCTCTATGTCATGACTTGATCAACTCCCAAAAGCCCCACTTTCTAATATCATCCCCGtggggggttaggatttcaacatacagATTTGGGATGGGAGACATAAATATTCAGACCATAGCACAACCAAATGCAGAGCAAGAAAATGTTAGCTTCTGCCTGGAAAGTGCCTGCTTGTATGTCTGTTCCAAGTGAGTAAGAACTTGGTCCAGTTCCCATTGTACCTCTGCCACTTAGAATGGCACTTGGCACACAACATGTACTCAACAAATATGAGTGTTATGAATAACTGAAAAAAGAACTGATGATCCTATGGTGGCTACTAATCAAAACTAGAGAATCAATATTTCCTTCACCCACTAGGACCTCACCTGCTGGGAACCATGTTTAGTGTCAGAACCATACCTAACTACTTCTGAACTTTTGTGACTGTCCTGGTATCTCAGGCTTTACCAATAGCATGAATCCTGATGATACTTTGTGATTAGGGGTTTAAATTTTACCTATAAGCTTCTGAACCCCAAGCCTTTCATATTAAAGGGCAAATTATAAAAGCTAACATTTAAGTAGTGCATACTATCACATTGACTCCAAAGCCTGCCCGACTGTAAACCCCACATCTGTCGCTTCCTCAGGGAACAGGGAACCTCATCTCAGGATGGCAGATGATTTCACTGCCAGAGAAGATTGGGCTTTGACCTCCAATCAGAATTTATTTTGACGCTTCTTATtccaatttctttaaatattgtgtGTCCAAGAATATTGGAGCAAAACTAATGTCCAGTTTACCACtttaaaaaaagtgacaaaaaaacCCTATTTTCTTTTGGATAAAGTCCTAAAGTATCATACAGGTTCTATCCTCTGTCTAGAGTTTCCATGCTCAAACTCTGGTGTTTCTCAAAAATTTCAACTTTTACTGTAGCTGCAGTGATATATCTTTCCATCTTCCTAAAGTTATTTCAAGAACTGTGATAACATAGCTGTTACAGACCTTTGAGCTTCtgcacagtttttaaaaatctagtgatCCAGGTGAAACAGCACTGAGTTCCCGCCAAGAAGGACCATTTCAGTTTGGAGAGTTGAGTTGGTGATTGTTGGGGCAGGAGTTCTCTCAATTGGGACCCAATGTAATTAACATGGCTGTGTCTCAATATTgttgagtttaaaaaatattattcaacagCCAATAAAAAGTCAAAATGAGTTCCATTTGTCTCAAATCTCTTGAGAGAAATGTATACGCAGTCTGTACCCCCATGAGACATTtcccaagttttattttttctattttctcacagTCTCGCTTGGCTGAACACTTACATCCATTCTCTCCAGGAAGATCCTCAGTTCCAGGTTCTTCAGAGTTTACTAACTTTGCAGCTCACCTTCTTCTCTTAGGTCTTCCTTCTGCCCCCAAACCTGCCATCCTCTTTGGTCTCAGTCTCCTCAATTTCTGGTCCTCTCTACCACCCTCAACATAAACAGGGGATCCAATGTCAGAGTGTCCCTTTCTTTCTACCATATGATGCAAAAAAGCCACCCCTTTGCTAAGTGTTCTCAGCAGCCACTGCAAACTGCTCCTCTCACACACTCAAATCTACCCAGGGCCTCTCCCTGTGAGAAAAATTAAACCTGTTCATGTTCCAGCCCTATGCCAGGAATATGTACAGGTGCTGAGATGCTGGATCTTCAGGAGCTGAAGGAGGGAGGGCCCTGAGCAGCGATCGGTGGAGAAGTCAAAAGATAAGTGAGAGGCAGGTGGAGAGAACAGGCTTTATTTTTCTACCTGGCCAGACACAGGTAATAAcactgagaggcagagaggagggggcacCTATGAGCTTGGAACATAAATGTGTAGCATCTTCTGAGGAGTGTGCACCACTTCCCCAAGAACATTTTAGCAAACCAGCTTGAAAATATTAGAATTAGATGTCTGGAAAAGGCTGCGTCCAACTGGGACTTTCCCCTGGCcctttggtttcttctttcttctaaaatcGCTGTCGAAGCACCAGAGTCCAGGTCAGCAGCAGCCCCCAGAGCTGTGGCCACAGCCGGAGCCCCCAGAATGCTGACCACTGCCACTGTCACAGGAGTCCGAGCTCCGGCGCCCACAGCGGTGGGACCTGCGgtgcctgtggtggctcaggcaGCAGCCGCCCTCGGAGCTGGAGCCACAGTGGCCCCCCGAGCTCAGAGCACAGCCAGACGGGGCTGGCGGTGAGCACTGTGCTGGGCTCTTTGGGGGGCACTTGGGGACGGGGCACTTGGGAGGGGGCTGGCACTGCtgctggttctgctggcaggacaTCTTGGCAGGAATTTGACCTTCAACAAATAAACGACACACTTAGAGCACAGATGCTTCAGAAGTTTCAATATCCCCTCCCTACAGGTTGAGTCAAACACTCGTCCTCCATGACCAAGCTGCCCTCTAAGACAAGCTCTGTGGGAAAGAAATGGGAACATGGAGGGGACACATGTGTTTGCATAAAGCATCTTCGAGGATGCCAGGTGGAGCCATGAGCATCCCTGACAGCACACTCAGAACAAGATAGGAAGGAATCCTGAGGACCTCTGGCTTTTGGGAATCATAGCCCCCTGACAGGTGCCTGGTGGCTCCTTCCTCACCATCACCTTCCCCCCACTGCTGCCCACTGTGGGGCTCTTCCTGCTGCTTCCATTCAGATGTGAGCCCGTCCTCCCAACACTCTCAGCCAAGGTCCCGTCCCTTTCCAGACACTCACCGGGTGCAGAGGAAGCAGGAGA from Saccopteryx leptura isolate mSacLep1 chromosome 2, mSacLep1_pri_phased_curated, whole genome shotgun sequence carries:
- the LOC136393494 gene encoding late cornified envelope protein 3C-like; the protein is MSCQQNQQQCQPPPKCPVPKCPPKSPAQCSPPAPSGCALSSGGHCGSSSEGGCCLSHHRHRRSHRCGRRSSDSCDSGSGQHSGGSGCGHSSGGCC